The Ruminococcus bovis genome includes a region encoding these proteins:
- a CDS encoding histidine kinase dimerization/phospho-acceptor domain-containing protein, whose protein sequence is MSAAQLYLLFKWARRTQRRLDFTNMLAHDIKTPVFVISGYAYSLKEDIDISERNFYLDNIIEEADEITILCKKCSISASSIPIR, encoded by the coding sequence ATGTCGGCAGCGCAACTATATTTGCTGTTCAAGTGGGCAAGGAGGACACAGAGAAGACTTGATTTTACCAATATGCTGGCGCACGATATCAAAACGCCTGTTTTTGTCATCAGCGGATACGCTTACAGCCTTAAGGAAGATATTGATATATCCGAGCGAAATTTTTATCTTGACAACATCATTGAGGAAGCGGATGAAATCACGATCTTGTGCAAAAAATGCTCAATTTCAGCAAGCTCGATTCCTATTCGATGA
- a CDS encoding MATE family efflux transporter encodes MENSRVKNAWKYVLPAMLSHICFSLFSIVDGVFIGNSIGTNALGAIGLVMPFVNAIVAIMMLINVGSATIFAVQVGKEDTEKT; translated from the coding sequence ATGGAAAATTCAAGAGTAAAAAATGCTTGGAAGTATGTTCTTCCCGCAATGCTGAGCCACATTTGCTTTTCATTGTTTTCAATCGTAGACGGTGTTTTTATCGGCAACAGTATAGGCACAAACGCTCTTGGGGCGATCGGTCTTGTTATGCCGTTTGTAAATGCAATCGTTGCAATAATGATGTTAATCAATGTCGGCAGCGCAACTATATTTGCTGTTCAAGTGGGCAAGGAGGACACAGAGAAGACTTGA
- a CDS encoding nitroreductase family protein: protein MDMKQAMKERHMVRKYTDEPILEDIVEKLNRRVRENNEQYGLSIKLMTNDDSAVPGVIKLILAKGVNNFFIMAGPDGADELCGYCGADLMLYAQTLGLNTWWVGGTYNRKGAQKKIEGAKPVGIIAVGYGQTQGVPHKTKTAEQVSSYDGEAPQWFKNGIEAALLAPTALAKQAFTIKGKGNKVSISCDNGIFTGVDTGLVKYHFELGAGKDCFEWV from the coding sequence ATGGATATGAAGCAGGCAATGAAAGAACGTCATATGGTTCGAAAGTACACTGATGAACCTATTCTGGAGGATATCGTAGAAAAGTTGAATCGTCGGGTAAGAGAGAATAATGAGCAGTATGGACTATCTATCAAATTGATGACCAATGATGATAGTGCTGTTCCCGGTGTGATCAAACTGATCCTCGCTAAGGGGGTCAACAATTTCTTTATCATGGCCGGGCCTGATGGTGCAGATGAACTGTGTGGATACTGTGGAGCTGATCTGATGCTTTACGCACAGACGCTGGGACTGAATACATGGTGGGTCGGCGGTACCTATAATCGAAAAGGAGCACAGAAAAAAATCGAAGGTGCAAAGCCTGTAGGAATCATCGCTGTTGGTTATGGCCAGACACAAGGTGTTCCACATAAGACAAAGACAGCAGAACAGGTCAGTTCATACGACGGAGAAGCACCACAGTGGTTTAAGAACGGCATTGAAGCAGCACTCTTGGCACCTACCGCACTGGCAAAACAGGCATTCACCATCAAAGGTAAAGGAAATAAGGTATCTATCTCCTGCGATAACGGCATCTTTACCGGTGTGGATACAGGTCTTGTGAAATACCACTTTGAACTTGGAGCGGGTAAGGATTGTTTTGAATGGGTGTGA
- a CDS encoding C-GCAxxG-C-C family protein, which translates to MTHEEKALSYFKDKFHCSQSVLAAYADELGLTEEQALKIAACFNAGMRKGEVCGACSGALMVLGMMYGQADKDDLDSRNKTNQMTNRFLDRFKELNGTYICNEILGCDITTQEGVEYAVKHELFTTTCRDMVALAVRVLEEIIE; encoded by the coding sequence ATGACACACGAAGAAAAAGCGTTATCCTATTTCAAAGATAAATTTCATTGCTCACAGTCTGTTCTTGCCGCATATGCCGACGAGCTCGGATTAACGGAAGAACAAGCGTTGAAAATCGCCGCCTGCTTTAACGCAGGAATGAGAAAAGGCGAGGTGTGCGGAGCTTGTTCGGGAGCGTTGATGGTGCTCGGAATGATGTACGGTCAAGCCGATAAGGACGATCTCGACAGTCGAAACAAAACCAATCAGATGACTAACCGTTTTCTGGATCGCTTTAAGGAACTAAACGGAACATATATCTGCAATGAGATACTCGGCTGTGATATTACCACGCAGGAGGGAGTAGAATACGCTGTAAAGCACGAATTATTCACCACGACCTGCAGAGATATGGTAGCGCTTGCCGTTCGGGTTCTTGAGGAAATCATTGAATGA
- a CDS encoding GNAT family N-acetyltransferase, which yields MIIRYLQQKDDLLEISNIYECSWKYAYRDIIPQDYLNSIPKGRWANTVTKTGLHTLVLIENEMIIGTASFCKSRWEKFSEYGEIVSIYFLPDYIGKGYGNHLLRKCIEELNLLGFTKLLLWVLEDNWSARRFYEKNGFWCSNEYMTDNIGGKDLREIMYTFPVQNSDLQH from the coding sequence ATGATAATACGATATTTACAACAAAAGGATGATCTCCTTGAAATAAGCAATATATATGAATGCAGTTGGAAATACGCATATAGAGACATTATTCCGCAAGATTATCTCAACAGCATACCCAAAGGTCGCTGGGCAAACACCGTTACCAAAACAGGACTTCATACACTTGTATTAATAGAGAATGAAATGATAATCGGAACTGCAAGTTTCTGCAAATCCAGATGGGAAAAGTTCAGCGAATATGGAGAGATCGTTTCAATCTATTTTCTGCCTGATTATATAGGTAAAGGCTATGGTAATCATCTTTTGAGAAAATGTATAGAAGAATTAAACTTGCTTGGATTTACGAAACTTTTGCTGTGGGTTTTAGAGGATAATTGGAGTGCAAGAAGGTTCTATGAAAAAAATGGTTTTTGGTGTTCTAATGAATACATGACTGATAATATCGGTGGAAAAGATCTTCGGGAAATAATGTATACTTTTCCTGTTCAAAATTCTGATTTACAGCATTAA
- a CDS encoding flavodoxin domain-containing protein, producing the protein MKGIILYQSKYGATKKYADWISEATGFECVETKKANIKEVEKYDIIVLGGGIYAMGIAGLSFLKRNIDVLSNKKIIVFFCCASPYDEDAHKQIRSHNMKDKLSDIPIFYCRGAWDMDSMSFKDKTLCKMLRKAVSKKDPADYEIWEKAIMDAGENKCDWTDKKYIDPILECI; encoded by the coding sequence ATGAAAGGTATTATTCTTTATCAATCCAAATACGGTGCTACAAAAAAATACGCCGATTGGATATCGGAAGCTACGGGATTTGAATGTGTCGAAACGAAAAAAGCGAATATAAAAGAAGTCGAAAAATATGACATCATCGTATTAGGCGGTGGAATATATGCAATGGGTATAGCCGGTCTTTCTTTTTTGAAAAGGAATATCGATGTATTATCCAATAAGAAGATAATCGTGTTTTTCTGCTGTGCGTCCCCATATGACGAAGATGCTCATAAGCAGATCAGAAGTCATAATATGAAGGATAAACTATCTGATATTCCGATTTTTTATTGCCGTGGTGCATGGGATATGGATTCAATGTCGTTCAAGGACAAGACCCTGTGTAAAATGCTGAGAAAAGCAGTAAGCAAAAAGGATCCTGCCGATTATGAAATATGGGAGAAAGCAATAATGGATGCCGGAGAAAACAAGTGTGATTGGACTGATAAAAAATATATCGATCCAATTCTCGAATGTATTTAG
- a CDS encoding TfoX/Sxy family protein — translation MNEFNEYIREVFSAAGDIVIKSMMGGYLVYFNGKLIGDVCDNELFLKRTPTSDRLLADSELRYPYEGSKTLMHVFDRFEDTALVLELLDGLYKELPEKKLAKGR, via the coding sequence GTGAATGAATTTAACGAATATATTCGTGAGGTTTTTTCAGCAGCCGGTGATATTGTCATAAAATCCATGATGGGCGGATATCTTGTATACTTCAACGGTAAGCTGATAGGTGACGTTTGCGATAATGAACTGTTTTTGAAAAGAACGCCGACGTCGGACAGGCTGCTTGCAGATTCCGAACTGCGTTATCCGTATGAAGGCTCAAAGACGCTGATGCATGTATTTGATAGATTTGAAGATACGGCGCTTGTTTTGGAACTTCTGGACGGTTTGTATAAAGAGCTTCCGGAAAAGAAACTCGCAAAAGGCAGATAA
- a CDS encoding CPBP family intramembrane glutamic endopeptidase, with amino-acid sequence MEQANKRNALISLIIAIAGAIAGLFGVTAFNQYVLMNLPLAARMVSAIVTYWLIAIIPIIIMFVSKDRLLDYGFEKDKIGIQLAIGVGLGIAMSLILTLIPHLVGFGNYVDSGKRYEYLWQFIYEFVYCILAVGAVEEFVFRGLIYTKAKQIIQKDWFAAVISSVLFGIFHILRGDAVQMIMTVLMGALFCLFRLKIKRCSTLSLIIAHGVYDALITVWVSLLL; translated from the coding sequence ATGGAACAAGCAAACAAGCGAAACGCTCTGATTAGTTTGATTATAGCTATTGCAGGAGCCATAGCAGGACTGTTTGGTGTCACGGCATTCAATCAATATGTTTTAATGAACCTGCCGCTTGCGGCGAGAATGGTATCAGCGATTGTCACATATTGGTTGATAGCTATTATTCCGATAATTATAATGTTTGTTTCTAAGGACAGATTACTTGATTACGGATTTGAGAAGGATAAAATAGGTATTCAGCTTGCTATCGGTGTAGGTCTGGGTATCGCAATGTCTTTGATACTTACGCTGATACCCCATTTAGTTGGATTTGGCAATTATGTGGATAGCGGGAAAAGATATGAATACTTGTGGCAATTCATATATGAATTTGTTTATTGCATACTTGCTGTCGGAGCGGTTGAGGAATTTGTCTTCCGAGGCCTTATATATACTAAGGCAAAGCAGATTATCCAGAAGGATTGGTTTGCTGCTGTTATATCATCAGTTTTGTTCGGCATTTTTCACATTCTTAGAGGAGATGCTGTGCAGATGATAATGACAGTACTTATGGGAGCTTTGTTTTGTCTATTTCGGTTAAAAATAAAAAGATGCTCAACACTTTCTCTCATAATTGCACATGGCGTTTATGATGCGCTTATTACAGTCTGGGTGTCATTATTGCTGTAA
- a CDS encoding TnpV protein: MKHNFEISYTQQGDYLLPDLRLPEQPKVEIGIWGKRHLRYIKQHHKIRYTDLLTSCKLTAYLADIDEQAEEMFFRLVKQLAEKEGATEQFKAENQMLWVQRMNNIRNRATEIVNAELIYV; this comes from the coding sequence ATGAAACACAATTTTGAAATTAGCTATACACAACAGGGCGATTATCTTCTGCCCGACCTGAGATTACCCGAACAGCCGAAGGTTGAGATTGGAATATGGGGCAAACGGCATTTACGGTACATCAAGCAGCACCACAAAATCCGCTATACCGATCTGCTGACAAGCTGTAAGCTCACCGCATATCTCGCCGACATCGATGAGCAGGCAGAGGAGATGTTCTTTCGGTTGGTAAAACAACTTGCCGAAAAGGAAGGTGCGACTGAGCAGTTCAAAGCAGAAAATCAAATGCTGTGGGTACAGCGAATGAACAATATCCGAAATCGTGCAACGGAAATCGTTAATGCAGAGTTGATTTATGTATAA
- a CDS encoding FtsX-like permease family protein — MIVSIKDSVKLFGISIMTCCAVTVCNMFLNYYLDLTAIAGLIDNPYAQMFYDAQIMTSKVVCAVSGGCLAITTVVMLFFYIKHYIDSHSKEIGILKALGYSDFKIAKGFSVFGLSVFLGCFVGYLLSFALMPQFYELQNKDGYLPELSIGYHWILFVLLVIAPTLVFALIAVCNSLLKLRQPCVNLLKGIVKVKGKTKNTKDKKTFVAEMRSSVLRSRKTLVFFIAFSSFCFSAMIQMSASMKDLSSEMMGLMMLIIGVVLAFTTLYIAVTTVIRSNQKNIAMMRVFGYDSADCKRSVLDGYRPAAYIGFIIGSVYQYALLRIMVDIVFSGVEGIPEYEFDFLMFFITLAVFIVVYEGVMFAYGQSMKKISLKQIMSE; from the coding sequence ATGATTGTCAGTATCAAGGACAGCGTAAAGTTGTTCGGAATTTCCATTATGACCTGCTGTGCGGTAACCGTCTGCAATATGTTTTTAAACTATTATTTGGATTTAACTGCGATAGCAGGTCTGATTGACAACCCCTACGCGCAGATGTTCTACGACGCACAGATTATGACTTCAAAGGTCGTTTGCGCCGTCAGCGGCGGCTGCTTGGCGATCACTACCGTTGTGATGCTGTTTTTCTATATCAAGCATTACATAGACAGCCATTCAAAGGAAATCGGGATATTAAAGGCTCTCGGTTATTCTGATTTCAAAATTGCAAAGGGTTTTTCTGTTTTCGGCTTGAGTGTATTTCTTGGCTGTTTCGTCGGTTATTTGCTGTCATTTGCGTTAATGCCGCAGTTTTATGAGTTACAAAATAAAGACGGTTATTTGCCGGAGCTTTCTATTGGTTATCATTGGATATTATTCGTCCTGCTGGTAATTGCTCCCACTTTGGTCTTTGCTTTGATTGCAGTATGCAACAGCCTGTTAAAGCTTCGCCAGCCTTGCGTCAATCTATTGAAGGGTATTGTAAAGGTAAAGGGGAAAACCAAAAACACAAAAGATAAAAAGACCTTTGTTGCCGAAATGAGGAGCTCTGTATTAAGAAGCCGCAAAACATTGGTGTTCTTCATCGCTTTTTCCTCGTTCTGCTTCTCAGCTATGATACAAATGTCGGCAAGTATGAAGGATTTGTCAAGTGAAATGATGGGCTTGATGATGTTGATTATCGGCGTTGTTTTGGCGTTTACCACGCTGTATATTGCCGTGACCACTGTCATTCGCTCCAACCAAAAGAATATTGCTATGATGCGTGTATTCGGCTATGATAGCGCTGATTGCAAGCGTTCTGTTCTCGACGGTTACCGCCCGGCGGCGTATATCGGCTTTATCATCGGTTCTGTGTATCAGTATGCATTATTGAGAATTATGGTTGATATTGTTTTTTCGGGCGTCGAGGGTATTCCCGAATATGAGTTTGATTTTCTGATGTTCTTTATAACGCTTGCTGTTTTTATCGTTGTATATGAAGGCGTTATGTTTGCTTATGGTCAGTCAATGAAAAAAATATCGTTAAAACAAATTATGAGCGAATAA
- a CDS encoding ABC transporter ATP-binding protein — protein MIEINDLTKYYGKGESRFKALDGVSVRINDGEFIVILGASGSGKSTFLNVISGLETPDGGCVAYDSQELGNMSEKDLTKFRRENTAYIFQQYYLLPHLNVEKNVRMGADLDNNKDYLKYIEAVGLSDKRRKFPSELSGGEQQRVAIARALAKNPKVLFLDEPTGALDEETGRQVLDYIIRLHEEQGFTMIMVTHNSNIAETADRIIKMNSGKIVSVTENTDKKTAYEIGW, from the coding sequence ATGATAGAGATAAATGATTTAACAAAGTATTACGGAAAAGGCGAAAGTCGCTTTAAAGCGCTGGATGGTGTTTCCGTTCGCATTAATGATGGTGAGTTTATCGTAATTCTCGGCGCTTCGGGTTCGGGAAAATCAACCTTTCTCAATGTCATTTCGGGCTTGGAAACTCCGGACGGCGGTTGTGTTGCTTATGACAGCCAAGAACTCGGCAATATGAGCGAAAAGGATCTGACGAAATTCCGACGTGAGAACACGGCTTATATCTTTCAGCAATACTATTTGCTCCCACATCTAAATGTAGAAAAGAATGTAAGGATGGGCGCTGACCTCGACAATAACAAGGATTATCTGAAATATATCGAAGCGGTCGGCTTATCTGATAAGCGCAGAAAATTCCCATCAGAACTCAGCGGCGGCGAACAACAGCGTGTAGCGATAGCAAGAGCGCTCGCAAAGAATCCGAAGGTACTTTTTCTTGACGAGCCGACAGGAGCATTAGACGAAGAAACAGGCAGACAGGTACTCGACTATATCATCAGGCTGCACGAGGAACAGGGCTTTACGATGATTATGGTAACGCACAACAGCAATATAGCCGAAACCGCCGACAGAATCATTAAGATGAACAGCGGCAAAATCGTCAGCGTTACCGAAAACACGGATAAAAAGACGGCTTACGAGATCGGGTGGTGA
- a CDS encoding TetR/AcrR family transcriptional regulator: protein MPPKAKFTKEDIIDAGLAILRERDISAVTAREIGNYLGSSARPIFTVFDNMGEVLNGIEAKAREIYSEYVEQGLQQTPAFKGVGQSYIQFAIDEPKLFQLLFMRKTSGNIGVNRILPEIDDNYTDILKSITDGYPVSADDAVILYRHLWIYSHGIATLCATSMCRFTEDEIGIMLTEVFKALLTERLKGKS, encoded by the coding sequence ATGCCCCCTAAAGCAAAATTTACAAAAGAAGACATTATCGACGCAGGCTTAGCAATTCTGCGTGAGCGTGACATTTCTGCCGTTACTGCAAGAGAAATCGGCAATTATCTTGGCAGCTCGGCAAGACCGATATTTACCGTTTTTGATAATATGGGCGAGGTGCTTAACGGGATTGAAGCAAAAGCTCGTGAGATATATTCCGAATATGTTGAGCAAGGATTACAGCAAACCCCTGCCTTTAAGGGCGTTGGTCAGTCATATATTCAGTTTGCAATAGATGAGCCGAAGCTGTTTCAACTTTTGTTTATGCGAAAAACATCCGGTAATATAGGCGTAAATAGAATACTCCCCGAAATTGATGACAACTATACCGATATTCTAAAATCAATTACCGATGGATATCCTGTATCGGCAGATGACGCTGTAATATTGTACAGACACCTGTGGATATATTCTCACGGCATTGCCACCCTTTGCGCAACATCTATGTGTCGTTTTACGGAAGATGAGATCGGCATAATGCTGACGGAAGTTTTCAAAGCATTGCTGACAGAAAGACTGAAAGGAAAATCATAA
- the tnpC gene encoding IS66 family transposase, whose product MKGSFASPEAVAHIMTQKFVMYSPLYRQEQDLKRQGVELTRQTMSNWILKASQLWLEPIYEKLRELLIKEEVIHADETTLQVLKTKEKPTPKKAYMWLYRTSGCSEKNIVLYDYKPNRKIENAENFLEGFNGYIHADGYQGYHKLGDNFTVVGCWAHCRRKFAEALEMISKDERANSTAGIALDYCNQLYAIEKEIADKSYEEILKVRQEKSKPILDAFLCWAEKQSIAFKSKLGGAFTYLKNNEKYLRRYLEDGRLEIDNNRAERSIKPFVMGRKNFLFANTESGATGSAVMYSIIETAKENNLNPFRYLTYIFKKFPNIKENETADILLPWNAPEECKVKI is encoded by the coding sequence ATCAAAGGCAGCTTTGCTTCACCAGAAGCAGTGGCTCACATTATGACACAGAAGTTTGTGATGTACTCACCACTCTATAGACAAGAACAAGACCTGAAAAGGCAAGGTGTTGAATTAACAAGACAGACAATGTCTAACTGGATACTTAAAGCGAGTCAGCTGTGGTTAGAACCAATATATGAGAAGTTAAGAGAGCTTCTCATAAAAGAGGAAGTAATCCATGCAGATGAAACAACACTGCAGGTACTGAAAACCAAAGAGAAGCCTACTCCAAAGAAAGCATATATGTGGCTGTACAGAACGAGTGGATGCTCTGAAAAGAATATCGTACTGTATGATTACAAACCAAACAGAAAGATTGAAAATGCGGAGAACTTTCTTGAAGGTTTTAATGGCTACATACACGCAGATGGTTATCAGGGATATCACAAACTTGGAGATAACTTCACAGTTGTTGGTTGCTGGGCGCATTGCAGAAGAAAATTTGCTGAAGCATTAGAAATGATAAGCAAGGACGAACGAGCAAACTCAACAGCTGGAATTGCTTTAGATTACTGCAATCAGCTATATGCAATAGAAAAAGAAATAGCTGATAAAAGCTATGAAGAAATACTAAAGGTGCGACAAGAAAAATCAAAGCCAATTCTTGACGCTTTTTTGTGCTGGGCTGAAAAGCAAAGCATAGCATTTAAAAGCAAACTTGGTGGTGCGTTTACCTATCTTAAGAATAACGAGAAATATCTCAGAAGATATTTAGAGGACGGCAGATTAGAAATTGACAATAACCGAGCCGAAAGAAGCATTAAGCCTTTTGTGATGGGCAGAAAGAATTTCCTGTTTGCCAATACTGAGTCAGGAGCTACTGGCAGTGCTGTTATGTACAGCATAATCGAAACAGCCAAAGAGAACAATCTGAATCCGTTTAGATATCTGACCTATATCTTCAAAAAGTTCCCTAATATTAAGGAAAATGAAACGGCTGATATTCTACTGCCTTGGAATGCACCAGAGGAGTGCAAAGTTAAAATTTGA
- a CDS encoding IS66 family transposase zinc-finger binding domain-containing protein gives MIIKDKKKKEATLDKLPENIKTVVVEHTLPEEEKVCPNCNEQLEVIGKEVKKTLKIKPAEVIIQEDVYYTYACKNCEKNGIETPIVKHHRKSQ, from the coding sequence ATGATAATCAAGGATAAAAAAAAGAAAGAAGCTACTCTTGACAAATTACCAGAAAACATCAAGACAGTTGTTGTAGAGCATACTCTTCCCGAAGAAGAAAAGGTATGTCCTAACTGTAATGAACAGCTTGAGGTTATTGGTAAGGAAGTAAAGAAAACATTAAAAATCAAACCTGCTGAGGTGATTATTCAGGAGGATGTATATTACACCTACGCCTGCAAGAATTGTGAGAAAAACGGTATTGAGACCCCAATAGTAAAACACCACAGGAAAAGCCAGTAA
- the tnpB gene encoding IS66 family insertion sequence element accessory protein TnpB (TnpB, as the term is used for proteins encoded by IS66 family insertion elements, is considered an accessory protein, since TnpC, encoded by a neighboring gene, is a DDE family transposase.), producing MLNDFNCNCPIYLASGYTDLRRGIDGLATIIEKQFKLESCTNALFLFCGRRTDRIKGLYWEGDGFLLLYKRLEKGKFQWPRKSEECVTITPQQYRWLMEGLNIIQPKSTQKISGIKFS from the coding sequence ATGCTTAATGATTTTAATTGTAATTGCCCGATATACCTTGCAAGTGGATATACTGATCTACGCAGAGGAATAGACGGACTTGCAACAATAATAGAAAAGCAGTTTAAGCTTGAGTCTTGTACAAATGCTTTGTTTCTCTTCTGTGGACGAAGAACGGATAGAATTAAAGGTTTGTATTGGGAAGGTGACGGATTTCTGCTTCTGTATAAAAGGCTTGAAAAAGGTAAGTTTCAATGGCCTCGAAAATCTGAAGAATGTGTCACAATAACACCTCAGCAATATCGTTGGTTAATGGAGGGACTTAATATAATCCAGCCTAAGTCAACACAAAAAATAAGTGGAATAAAGTTCTCATAA
- the tnpA gene encoding IS66 family insertion sequence element accessory protein TnpA has protein sequence MNKGIRTLRQEQNLALWANQVEKCNNSGLSVAQWCRNNNIPVSTFWSRQKKVYEAYTQKNRPQFIEVSVEPEVNANSPMISIKRNDFTVEINNGADEATITAVLRAMENA, from the coding sequence ATGAACAAAGGTATCAGAACATTAAGACAAGAACAGAACCTGGCTCTTTGGGCAAACCAAGTAGAGAAATGCAACAACAGTGGGTTAAGTGTTGCGCAGTGGTGCAGAAATAACAATATTCCTGTAAGTACATTTTGGAGCAGACAGAAAAAGGTATACGAAGCCTACACTCAAAAAAACAGACCTCAATTCATAGAAGTGTCAGTAGAACCAGAAGTAAACGCTAACTCACCTATGATTTCTATCAAAAGAAATGATTTCACAGTAGAAATCAATAATGGTGCTGACGAAGCTACAATAACAGCTGTGTTGAGGGCAATGGAAAATGCTTAA
- a CDS encoding SIR2 family NAD-dependent protein deacylase, producing MKFTESYLNNIKKLKEEFNTADAILIGAGAGLSASAGFDYSGERFEKYFSDFKEKYGITDMYSGGFYDFDTLEEYWAWWSRHILINRYDCEVGKPYKDLFSIVKDKNYFVLTTNVDHQFQRGGFDKKRLFYTQGDYGLFQCSNGCHNKTYDNEELVRKMVTQQKDMKISTELIPRCPKCNKPMTMNLRCDDLFVQDEGWYLACNRYQDFIRRNGNSHILYLELGVGMNTPSIIKYSFWQMTAKNKNAVYCSVNSELSYVPNEIQNQSVVIKSDIAMVLEGCV from the coding sequence ATGAAATTTACAGAAAGTTACTTAAATAATATAAAAAAGTTAAAAGAAGAATTTAACACAGCTGATGCAATTTTGATTGGTGCAGGTGCAGGTCTTTCAGCATCTGCCGGATTTGATTATAGTGGTGAAAGATTTGAAAAATATTTTTCTGATTTTAAAGAGAAATACGGCATTACTGATATGTATTCCGGTGGGTTTTATGATTTTGATACACTTGAGGAATATTGGGCTTGGTGGTCAAGGCACATACTGATTAACCGTTATGATTGTGAAGTTGGTAAGCCTTATAAGGATTTATTCTCTATTGTTAAGGATAAAAATTACTTTGTGCTGACAACTAATGTTGACCATCAATTTCAAAGAGGAGGTTTTGACAAGAAGAGATTGTTCTACACTCAAGGTGACTATGGATTATTCCAATGCAGTAATGGTTGTCACAATAAAACTTATGACAATGAAGAACTTGTTAGAAAGATGGTTACTCAGCAAAAGGATATGAAAATATCTACTGAATTAATACCTAGATGTCCTAAGTGCAACAAGCCTATGACTATGAATTTAAGATGTGATGACTTATTTGTACAAGATGAGGGTTGGTACTTAGCATGTAACAGGTATCAAGACTTTATCAGAAGAAATGGAAATTCACATATTCTTTACCTTGAATTAGGTGTTGGTATGAACACACCAAGTATTATTAAATATTCATTTTGGCAAATGACTGCTAAAAATAAAAATGCAGTCTATTGCTCTGTAAATTCAGAATTGTCCTATGTCCCAAATGAAATTCAAAATCAATCTGTTGTTATTAAGAGTGATATAGCAATGGTTTTGGAGGGGTGTGTATAA